The following coding sequences are from one Kallotenue papyrolyticum window:
- a CDS encoding ABC transporter ATP-binding protein, whose translation MAAIELEHVSKTYRGQAQPAVDDLSLQVAEGELLVLLGPSGCGKTTTLRLIAGFERPDQGTIRIGDELVAGPNAWIAPERRGVGIVFQDYALFPHLTVAQNVAFGVLRLNRQERAARVAAVLEAVGLSDYAERYPHELSGGQQQRVALARALAPQPRLLLLDEPFSNLDPELRHSLRYEVRAIVRRAGVTTVLVTHDQSEAFALADRIAVMHQGRVHQVADPETLYRRPASRFVAGFVGRAQFIAGVVSNGHVATELGAFRLPQPLPQGARAEALLRPDDLHIRPDAYGPARVVGREFGGASVRYRVQLPSLRVIDVIQPSAHLIALDTPVRVEVLPEEPVVFPADSPQQTPEPAIATARGA comes from the coding sequence ATGGCCGCCATTGAACTGGAGCACGTCAGCAAAACCTATCGTGGTCAGGCGCAGCCGGCGGTCGATGATCTGTCGTTGCAGGTTGCCGAAGGCGAGCTGCTGGTGCTGTTGGGGCCATCGGGCTGCGGCAAAACCACCACCCTACGCCTGATCGCCGGCTTCGAGCGTCCCGATCAGGGCACGATCCGCATCGGCGATGAGCTGGTGGCCGGCCCGAATGCCTGGATCGCACCCGAACGGCGCGGCGTTGGCATCGTCTTTCAGGACTACGCGCTCTTTCCGCACCTGACCGTGGCTCAGAACGTCGCCTTCGGCGTGCTGCGCCTGAACCGCCAGGAGCGTGCCGCGCGCGTGGCTGCCGTGCTGGAAGCGGTTGGCCTGAGCGACTATGCCGAACGCTACCCGCACGAGCTGTCGGGCGGTCAGCAGCAGCGCGTGGCGCTGGCCCGCGCCCTAGCGCCGCAACCGCGGCTGCTGCTGCTCGACGAGCCCTTCTCCAACCTCGATCCCGAGCTGCGCCACAGCCTGCGCTACGAGGTGCGCGCGATCGTGCGGCGTGCCGGCGTCACCACCGTGCTGGTAACCCACGATCAGAGCGAGGCCTTTGCCCTGGCGGATCGCATCGCGGTGATGCACCAGGGGCGCGTCCACCAGGTTGCCGATCCGGAGACGCTCTACCGCCGGCCCGCCAGCCGTTTCGTGGCCGGTTTTGTCGGGCGCGCGCAGTTCATCGCCGGCGTCGTGAGCAACGGCCATGTCGCCACCGAGCTGGGCGCCTTCCGGCTGCCACAGCCGCTGCCCCAGGGCGCGCGCGCCGAGGCGCTGCTACGGCCCGACGATCTGCACATCCGCCCCGACGCCTACGGCCCGGCGCGGGTAGTCGGACGCGAGTTCGGCGGCGCAAGCGTGCGCTACCGCGTGCAGCTCCCCTCCCTGCGCGTGATCGATGTGATCCAGCCCTCGGCACATCTGATCGCGCTCGATACGCCGGTGCGCGTCGAGGTGCTGCCGGAGGAGCCGGTGGTCTTTCCCGCCGACAGCCCGCAACAGACGCCGGAGCCGGCTATCGCCACCGCGCGCGGCGCGTGA